In Mustela lutreola isolate mMusLut2 chromosome 1, mMusLut2.pri, whole genome shotgun sequence, one genomic interval encodes:
- the LOC131809035 gene encoding small ribosomal subunit protein eS24-like, translated as MTNQLLQCKQMVIDVLHPGKATVPKTEIREKLAKMYKTTPDVIFVFVFRTHFGGGKTTGFGMIYDSLDYAKKNEPKHRLARHDLYEKKKTSRKQQKECKNRMKKVRGTAKANVGADKK; from the coding sequence ATGACCAACCAACTACTTCAGTGCAAACAAATGGTTATTGATGTCCTTCATCCTGGAAAGGCAACAGTACCTAAGACAGAAATTCGGGAAAAACTAGCCAAAATGTATAAGACCACACCAGATgtcatatttgtatttgtattcagAACCCATTTTGGTGGTGGCAAGACAACTGGCTTTGGCATGATTTATGATTCCTTGgattatgcaaagaaaaatgaacccaaacaTAGACTTGCAAGACATGATctgtatgagaagaaaaagacctcaagaaaacagcaaaaagaatgcaagaacagaatgaagaaagtcaGGGGGACTgcgaaagccaatgttggtgctgATAAAAAGTGA